ATTACCGGACCTTATTTAGACAGCCATTCCATCGGCATCACCTTAAATGTGCCGATTTACTCGGGCGGTGCCATCAGCAGCAGCGTTCGTCAGGCGCAGCACAGCTATGTGTCAGCCAGCCAGGATCTGGCCTCGGTTCACCGCGGCGTAGTGCAGGACACCCGTAATGCCTACAATACTGTGATCGCGGCGATTTCTGCAATCAAGTCGCTGGAACAGGCCTTAGTCAGTGCGGAAAAAGCCCTGGAAGCAACCGAAGCCGGTTTTGAAGTGGGTACCCGGACCATAGTTGACGTACTTAACAGTACCCGTAACCTGTATGACGCCAAGCGTAACCTGTCGACCACACGTTACAGCTATATCCAAAGCGTATTAAACCTTAAGCGCGCCGGCGGTACTATTACCGAGCAGGATATCAATGATATCAACTCAGGTTTGACGGTAGCGAAGAAATAACCGGGCTTGCCTGAATACCGGACATAAAAAAACCGACTTAGTCGGTTTTTTTATGTCTCAACTTTTATATGTCCTTATATGCATATGCCCTGGCTAAAACTAATAAGGACAAAGCCGGCTTTGTCCTTTGCCAGTGACTAAAACCTTAGTCTTCCAGACGTATGGTATTGATAATTTCCGTCGTGGAAATCCCTTCTTCAAAATTCAGGACCTTGACCTCTCCTCCCGCCGCCATCACTTCCTTGCCGCCGGCGATATCCTCAACCTTGTAGTCTCCACCTTTCACCAATAAATCCGGTAAGATATGGCCGATAATACGTTGCGGCGTGTCTTCGCTGAAACTCACCACCCAGTCGACGGCAGCCAGCCCCGCCAGTACCGCCATCCTTCTGTCGGCAACATTTACCGGGCGCCCCGGACCTTTGAGCCGGGTGACGGAATCATCGTCGTTAACGGCAACAATCAGCCTGTCGCCGAGTTTCCCGGCATGTTCCAGATAGGAGACATGGCCGGCATGTAAAATGTCGAAACAACCATTGGTCATCACTATCTTTTCACCGCGCCCTTTCGCCGCCTCTACGGCAATTTTTAACTGCTCTTCGCTCAGCACACCGAAACCGCTTTCCTGGACATGATCAAGCTCGGTCAGCAATTCTGCCTCGCTGACGGTAGAAGTGCCCAGCTTACCGACAACAATGCCGGCAGCGGTGTTGGCCAGGGCACTGGCCTGGGTAAAGGTCGCCCCGGCGGCAACCGCCAGCGCCAAAGTGGCGATTACGGTATCACCGGCGCCGGTAACGTCATAAACCTCCTTCGCCTGGGTCGGTAAATGAAATTCCTGCAAATCTTTTCTCAGCAAAGTCATGCCATGTTCGCTGCGGGTCACCAGCAAAGCCTCAAGCTCAAGCTCGGTAAGCAGCTGCTGCCCCTTGGCTACCAGCTCGGCTTCGCTGCGGCAGGGACCGACCACGGCTTCAAATTCCGACATATTCGGCGTCAGCATAGTTGCGCCGCGATAGCGGGAAAAGTCATCGCCTTTGGGATCCACCAGTACCGGCACCTTATTTTCCTGCGCCATACGGATCAGCGCCTGGACATCCGATAAGGTGCCCTTGTTGTAATCCGACAACAATAACAGGTCATGCCCGGACAGCAGCTCTTTCACTTCTGCCTGCAGACCGGTTTTATCTATTTGTTCCAGCGAATCTTCAAAATCAAGACGGATCAGCTGCTGGTTGCGGCTCAGTACCCTGAGTTTGGTAATAGTGGGTACCTGCTGGTGACGGCTAAAACGGCACTGGATATCCATGGCCTGCAAATGGGTTTGCAATGTCTGCGCGGCTTCATCTTCCCCGGTGATCCCCGCCAGGGTGACTTTACCGCCAAGCGAGGCAAGGTTAAGGGCGACATTGCCGGCGCCGCCGGGTCTTTCATCGTTATTATTAATCTTCACCACAGGCACCGGCGCTTCCGGGGAAATACGTTGGGTCGGGCCGTACCAGTAACGATCCAGCATAATATCGCCAACGACTAATACGCTGGCCTGGTTAAAAGCGGGAATATCTACTTTCATCCTGAGTCTCATAACAGATATAATGCCGACTAGTGTAGCATATGAAATTCAATGAGTTGATAGCATCTAGTGAGCAAAAATAAAGTTTTACAGCCAAATTTTAAATTATCCTTCCTCTTGCCCAAATACTGGCCCACCTGGCTGGGCGTCTTTATTTTATACAGTATTTCCTGGCTGCCCTATAAATGGCAGCTGGCGCTGGGCAGGTTAATAGGAAAACTGCTCTATCGAATCGGCTCAAGCCGCAAAAAAGTAGCCTTGAGAAACATACAGTTATGCTTTCCCGATATGCCGGAGGAAGAGCAACTGACCATGCTCAAAAAGAACTTTGAAAATACCGGCATAGCTTTGCTTGAAACCGGCATGGGCTGGTGGTGGCCACAGTGGCGGGTAAAACGTAAGGTCAAGGTAATCGGCATGGAGCACCTGAAAAAAGCCCAGCAAGAGGGTAACGGCGTTTTACTGCTTGCCATGCATTACCTGAGCGTAGAGATCAATTGCCGCGGCATCGGCTGCACCAACCCTATGGTGGTGTTTTACCGGCCGCACAATAACTCGCTGATGGAGTACTTCCAGTTCCGCGGCCGAGGACGTTCAAACAAATATATGCTGGGCAAAAAAGACGTAAAGGGCCTGCTGAAAGCCCTTGGCGACGGCGAGGCCTGCGTCTATTTGCCGGATCAGGATTATGGCCGCAACCGCAGCCTGTTCGTGCCCTTTTTCGGCGTCAAGGCCGCCACCACCACAGGCACCTTGATCTTTGCCCGTAAGAAAAATACCAAATCCATGATGATCATCCCCACCCGGAATGACGACGGCAGCGGCTACACCATAGAAATTACCCCGCCGCTGGAAAACTTCCCGAGCCAGGATGACGAGCAGGATCTGATCCGGGTCAACCAGGAACTGGAAAAAGCCATTTCCCGCAAGCCGGAACAGTATATGTGGCTGCACCGCCGCTTTAAAACCCGGCCAAATAGTGACGATCCATCATTGTATAAATAGTAAACTTTCAGTATGGTATAGGTATTGTTAACAATTTTGTTATCTGCAGGAATCAATTGAGCAATGAAATTCTGGCTTCCTAAAATTATTTTTGGCTTGATATTAATCAGCTTAGCCTTTTTCTTGCTTAAAAATCAGGATTTTATTTTTGCTCCTTCGGATCGCGGCGGACAGGTCGCAGAAATAGAACTGCCGGTTCAACAAAGAGAGTCGACAAGTATCAAGGACACTACGATAAAGCCTCAGACCCGGGCGGTGAGTAAGGAGTCCAGCAACGCCGCCGCCGAAGGCTTGTCCCGCTTTTATGCCAGCATCAATTCAGACTTAGGGAAGAAAGGCCCGAGAATCAAAAACCATGTGGTTTACCTGCCGGATCCCAAGGGAGATATAGACAAACTGCTTGAAGCCCGCCGCCTGGTTACCCGCCCCCTGCGGGCCAACTGGCAGGGTGACAAGGAATCGCGTCCCTTCCGCGTAGGGCAAACGGTTTTTCAAAAACTTTCGGAATACGCCGAAGATAACGGCCTGCAGGTTATCTGGTGGCTTAACCGGGACTTTCTGGTCAAAGATCCCTTCCGTATCAATAAAAATATTATCGACACCGCCTACCAGCTGGGCAAAGGGGTGGAAGGCCATTTTGAAAACGGCGTATCCACTTTCTTCTGTTACCGCCACCGCACTTTGGTACTGATCGATTTGCCGACCGAGTACATTAAAAAAGAGTGTACCTTGCTTAAGTCCAAAACCGGCTACAATTAACCGGTTTAGCATTTTTTATCCCAACTGATATTCGGCTCTTTATTCGCTTCTTTATTCGACGAGAAAACGCTGCCACAGCTTAATAATATCCGGCGCATAAATATTAAACTCCTGCTTAGATATCAGCTGGGGTTCGTTTTGCAGCACCGCCCTGTGGCCCAAATCCCGCAGCCGGCAATAGGTTTTGATCAGCAGTTGCGACTGGCCAGCATCTAAAATACCCGCCTTATGCAGCTGCTCGAAAATCCGGATATTATCGGAATAGTCGGCGATTTGCGGATAATCATGGCTAAACAGCAGCACCAGGTACTGCGCCAGAAATTCGATATCCACCAGGCCGCCGGGGGCCTGCTTGATATCGGCTTTGTCTTCATTGGACTTGTCCAGATGACTGCGCATCTTGTTGCGCATATTAATCACCTCCCCGGACAGCTCCTTATCCGAACGGGTAACCGCCAGCACCTGGCGTTTAATATCATCGAACTGCCGGCGGATGCCGGCATGGCCGTATACCGCACGGGAACGCACCAGGGCCTGGTGCTCCCAGATCCAGGCGTCGTGTTTAAGGTAATGTTCAAAGGTTTCTATATGCACCACCAGCACCCCGGAGTTGCCCGACGGACGCAGGCGCATATCCAGCTCGTATAAAATGCCGCTGCTCATCCTGGAATTAAAAATATGCATGATGCGCTGGGCCAGCTTCATATAAAACTGGTTGGCCGGCACCTGGCGCGGTCCTGTGGTTTTCTCGTCCGCCCGGCTGTTGTGGATAAACACCAGATCCAAATCCGAGCCGTAACCCAGCTCTATGCCGCCGGCCTTACCGTAGCCTATCACCGCAAAACCTTTCTCGCCATTTTCCAGGCTGGACTCGGGTACGCCAAAACGCACCGCCACCTGCTGCCAGGCGAGGTTGATCACTTCGCCGATAATGGCTTCAGCCAGCGCCGTCAGGTGATCGCTGACCTTAGTCACCGGCAAGATACCGACAATATCGGCGGCGGCAATGCGCAGCTGCTGCGCCTGCTTAAACTGGCGCAACATTTCCATCTGGGCTTCGAGATCCTCTTCCGGGATCCGCAGCATCACTTCCCTGAGTTCAAGGGCATAATCCGATAACGGCAGGGGATTATGCAAAGATTCGGGGTCGATCAGCTCATCAAGCAACAGCGGGTATTTGGCGATATACTCCGTCAACCATAAGCTGGCGGTACACAAGCGGATCAGATGTTTAAAGGCCCCTTCATTTTCGTACAGCAACTCCAGGTAGGCGGTACGGGTCATGATTTTTTCAAACACCTGCAACACCCGAGGTAAGGTATAGTCTTCGCAATGCTGACGCTCCAGGTGACACAGCAGCAACGGCACCAGCTTATCCAACACCTGGCGCCCGCGGTTCCCCAGGGAGCGGCGGGCCACATCCCGGCGAAAATGCGCCAGTGTCTGCCAGGTCTCTTCCGCCGGCCAGTCCGGCACCAGCTGGTTTATCCAGGCAACGGCCTCGTCATCGTCCCACTGGCTGTGCCACAAGGTCACCCAGTGTTCGTCTATGGCCTGGTGGTTAGGAGTTTCCTTGCCTATCAGGGCAACAAACTCCTGATGCACCGCCTGCATATGGCGCTGGAGAATATCCAGCAACTCCTGCCAGCTGCCGAGCTTAAGCACCGCCAGCACCCTTTGCTGGTCAAGCGGCTCGTCCGGCAAAGTTTGCGTCTGTTTATCATCAATCGCCTGGATAATATTTTCCAGGCGGCGCAAAAACAAATAGGCATTCTCCAGCACTTTTTTACTGGCATGCTTTAACGCCCCGGCATTAACCAGCTCGGGCAACACCTCCAGCAGGCGGCGCTGCTGCAGTGCCTTGTCCCTGCCGCCGCGGATCAGCTGGAAAACCTGGACGATAAATTCGATTTCCCGGATACCGCCGGCGCCGAGCTTGATATTGTTCACCAGGTTCTTGCGCCTGACTTCCTGCACTATCATCATTTTCATACGCCGCAGGCTGTCAAACACGCTGAAATCTATATAGCGGCGGTAAACAAACGGCCGCAGCAATTCCGTCAACACCCCGTGGTAATCGCTGCTGCCGATCAGGCGCGCCTTAAGCATGGCGTAGCGCTCCCAGTCGCGCCCTTGCTCCTGGTAATAGTGCTCCATGGCGTCAAAGGTCATCACCAGGGGGCCGCTTTCGCCAAAGGGCCTGAGGCGCATATCCACCCGGTAGACAAAACCGTCGGCGGTCTGCTGATGCAGGGCGGTGATAAGCTTTTGCCCGAGCCGGGTAAAGAACTGCTGATTGTCTATGCTGCGTCCTGCCCCCGCGGTTTGTCCCGACTCGGGGTAGGCAAAAATCAAATCGATGTCGGAGGAAAAGTTCAGCTCCTCTCCCCCCAGCTTGCCCATGCCGAAAACCAGCAAAGGCATGGCCTGGCCCCGGCTGTTTTGCGGTATGCCCCACTTGTTCCGGCAAAACCCGGTTAACCAGTCAAGGGCCCCCAATATCAGGGCGTCCGCCAGGGCGGACAAACGCTTAAGCGACGATTCCAGCGGAATATCCAGCACCAGATCGGCAAAAGCAATCTTTACCATTTGCTGCAGGCGGATTTGTCTCAGCAGGCGGTGCAGGGTTTCTTCGCTCTGGCAATCCGCCAAAGCGTCGCTGACCAGGGCGGCATAGTCGGGCGTTTCCCTGTCGTAAAGCGAGCCGCCGGTGAAAAGCGTCGTGACCAGTCCAGGCGCCTGCAAAAAACTCCTTTGGATAAAATCACTTAAGCTTATGGCAAGTTTCAGCTCGTCTTGCTGGCCGGGAGAGAGCAACGCCAGTTGCTGAGGCTGTTGTTCGAGACAAATTTGCCAGGATTTCTCTTGTATTTGCTGTAAATTTGGCGAAAGCGAAGGTAAAATTCTTGTGGCCACCTGAACTCCGGTTAACGTTATTTATCGGTAAATTAGGGTGATAGCGTTTAAACAGTGGACATATTATGTCGTAAATGGTACTAATTACCGATAACCATAGCATTTTTGAGGAAAACATGGCAGAAATGCATAAATTTCGCTTCATTTTTTTCGCCCTGACCCTGCTGCTGACAGCCTGCGGTGACCCCGTCAAAGAACAGGTCACGCGCCAACTGCCGGCGAGCGAACTTAGGGTAGAACAACTCGCCGAGGCCCTGGAAAACGGCCAGGTGAGAAACGCCGAACTCATCCGCCAGTACGCGGAAAAAATCAGCCAAAGCAAACCCGAACTGACGGAGCTGGTCAAAGTCTTCCGGCAAGACGCCACTGCGCAGGGGCCCATGTACCTGGCGCTTGTCGACCGCCTTAATACGGTAAAAAACCAGCCGGAAATGTTTGCCGATACCCAGGCCATCTACGACGAACTGCTCAATATCTACCAGGCCGCCGATCCCGTGCTCTACTCCGACGCCTTAAGCGATCCCCTGAATGTGCTGGCGGATATGTCGGGGGGTGTATTGCCCCGGGTCAATTCCCTGTCAAAAGCCCAAAGCATGCAGGCCAACAATGCCCAGGATTTCGGTACCGGCGAGCAGCTGATCGGCAACCCCAGCTACGGCAGCTGGATGACAGACAGCAGCGGCATGTCTTTTTGGGCCTGGTACGGCATGTATTCCATGATAGGGGATATTTTCGGCTCCAGACGCGTCTATTACAACGACTGGGGCAGGCACCGTAACTACAGCTATTATAACGATTACGGCCGTACCCGCTACAGCTCCCCGGGCCAGCTGAAAAAGCAGACCCGGCTGGATGCCCGCACGAAAAAATCCTTCGCCGGCCGCGGGCAGAAATTTACCAGCGCCTACGGCAAAAACCGCACCGGCGCCTCCAGTTTGTCGAGCCAGAGTAAAACCGCGCAAAGCAGTGCCAACCGCTTTCGCTCCCAAAACACCAGTAAAAGCAGCTACGCAAAGAAATCAGCCAGTTCGAGAAGTGCCAGCTTCAGAAACAGCAGAAGCAACACCTCTCGTGGTTTTGCCCGCGGAAAATAGCGATTAGAACATAGGAATAATAATGAATACATTAATTGAAATCACCGCGCTGAATCAGGACTTACTGACTTACCTGGCCATCGATCTCCTGATTGCCATTATCCTGCTCGGTACCATGCGTTTTGTTTCCGGTCTATCCGCCAAAGTCAACACCACCCATGAGCTGGCCAGGGAAGATAACTTTGCCTTTGGCATCAGTGTCGCCGGCAGTGTCGCCGCCTTAGGCATAGTCTTGACCGGCGCCATTACCGGGGAAACCGCCCCCAGCTACCTGATGGAGGCCGTCGGCATGCTGGCCTACGGCGCCTTTGGCCTGGTCCTGATCAAAATCGGCCGCCTGCTGCACGACAAGCTGGCCCTGAACCAGCTGGATAAAAATGCCCTGATCAAGGAAAAAAATCTCAGCATAGGCGTAGTCGACGCCGCCGGCGCCATCGCCACCGCCATTATTATCCGCGCGGTACTCTTATGGGTGGACGGACTCGATGCCAGCACTTTTATCGCCATCGCCAGCGGCTTTGTCGTCTCCCAGGCCATCTTAGTAATAGTAACCCGGTTAAAGGAGCGCCAGTACGCCAAAAACAACCAGGACGACAGCCTGCAGGAAGCCCTGAGCCAGGGACAGCTGGCCATTGCCATACGTTATGCCGGCCAGATGATCAGCACGGCGCTGGCGGTAACCGCAGCCAGTTATTTCTTCAGCTACAGCCCGGAAACCCTGGTGGTGAACCTGCTGGGCTGGCTGGTCTTCGGCCTGGTGATGACGGTACTGGTGGCCCTGCTGACCTCGGTAGCGAAAAGCATTATTCTCTGGGGCATCAACCTGGTGGAAGAGGTAGACCAGCAGCATAATATCGGCGTCGCCAGCATAGAAATGGCGATAAGCATCTCCATTGCCCTGATCCTGACCGCCTTAATGGCTTAATCCCGGGTATGAGCGAAACAAGCAGCTTAAACATACAAGCCAAAAATCTGAACAAAAGCAGCAGCCATTATCTCGATGATGTGCTGCTGATCCTTACCATGGCCGTCCTGGCCGGCTGCGGCCTGATCTACGAATACCTGTTGTCCCATTATGCCGGACGGGTATTGGGCATTATGGAAAGCGCCATCTATTCCATGATCGGCCTGATGATAGTCTCCATGGGCCTGGGAGCTTTTGCCGCCCGTAAAATTAGCTGCGCCTTTAACGGTTTTGTCTGGCTGGAAATCACTATCGCCCTGCTCGGCAGCTCGGCCATCATCATTATCAGCGCCTTTATCGGCATGAGCCAGGTATTGCCGCAACTGCTCAGCGATACCTTTGCCCTGCCGCCGGACGCCCTGCCCCGCGGCGGTTTTTTTAAGGACTTAAGCTTTATTGCCTTTAACAGTCCTTACTTTTTCGGCGTCCTGCTGGGCTTTTTTATCGGCATGGAAATCCCGTTGATCGCCCGGATCCGGGAAGAGATACACCAGAAGCACCTGAAAAATAACCTGGGCACCATCTACGGCGCGGACTATATCGGCGCTGGCATAGGCGCCGCCATCTGGGTGGTGTTTTTGCTGTCGATCGACATCAGCCGGGCAGCCGCACTGACCGCAGCCTTAAACGTGCTTGCCGGCGGCTTCTTTATCCTGCGCTACTGGCAACAGCTGAACTGGCGCAAAACCCTGCTGGCCCTGCACCTGCTTCTGGTGGTGATCCTGGGGGTGATTTATCACCAGGGCAACCTCTGGCTTAACCAGATGAATAACCTGCTCTATCTGGATAAAGTGGTGTATAGCGAGAAAACCCGCTACCAGCAACTGACCTTCACCCAGCGCCACATGGGACCGGAGCAGGGTGATATCATCAACTTTTACCTTAACGGCCGGCTGCAGTTTTCTTCGGCGGATGAATTTATTTACCACGGCTATCTGGTCACCCCGGTGCTGGCCGCCTCCGCCCGCCAGGACAATATCCTGATCATAGGCGGCGGCGATGGCCTGGCGCTGAGGGATATCCTGAAATGGTCGCCGCAAAAAGTCACCCTGATAGATCTGGACAGTGAACTGATCGACACCTTTAAACAGCCGCAACAGCACCTGCCCCGCGCTTTGGCGCAAAAAGTTGCTGAGCTGACCGAGGGTAGCCTGCAAGATCCCAGGGTGGAAATCATCAGCAGCGATGCCTTTATCGCCATAGACAACCTGTTGGCGCAGGGTAAGGCTTATGATGCCATTATCGTCGACCTGCCCGACCCCAGCCACCCGGATCTGAACAAGCTCTATTCGGTGAATTTTTATGCCAGGTTAAAGCAGCTGCTCGCCGGCGACGGTATTATCGGCATACAGTCCACCAGTCCCTATCATGCCAAAAAGCCGTTTATTTCTATCGGCAAAACCCTGGCGGCGGCAGATTTTCCCCGAGTACAGCAATATCATGACAATGTTCCCAGCTTTGGCGAATGGGGCTGGACCATAGCCGCGAAAATGGGAGCAAGCCCGCTGGCCAGGCTGAAACAGCTTGACGAGCTTAGCGTGCCTCATTCGTGGCTAAACCTGGCAATGATCAAAAGTGCCTTTGTTTTTCCCAAAGACTTTTATTCCGGCAGCGGCCAAGTTGCCGTAAACTACCTTGGCAGCCATACCCTGTATCAGCTGCACCAGAATGCCTGGCGCGACCAGCAGGGATTAAATGAGGCACATTTACAGCAGTAAAAAAGAAAAGTGAAAAAATAAACCATAGTCGCTTGACATATTATGTCTTAATGTTTAACTTAAGCTCATTGACATAATATGTCGATCAGTAAAAACCCGCTTAAAGAGCAATCTTTGGGCACCAGATAACAAATAAGGGATCCAATGAACATTCATAAAATAGCCGACTACCTGAACACTTTAGAGGACTCAGACACAGGCATGGTTTTTGACTGTCAGCCGATATCCGGTGAAGTCGATGTTTTACAGATCACAGTAACAGGCCGTGAAGAGTTACCGATTTTTGTTTCCGTTACCGACGATCAAATATTATGTATTACTTACCTTTGGGGAATTGAAGAAGTAAAACCGGATGCCCTGCACGATATGCACGAGAGCATGCTGGAAATGAATATCCCCATGCCGTTGTCCGCCTTTTCTAAAATCGGCGATAAATACGTGACTTTCGGTGCCCTGTCGATCAATTCCACTTTTGAAGACATCGAGCATGAACTGGCGGTACTGAGTAACAATGCCATCGAAGTCATAGATGACATGAGTGAATATTTAATTTAAGCGACCATTCTTTGAGGAGTGATGATATGAGTATATTTAAAAAGATAATGACCGCTATCCGAGGTGGCGCGACCGAAGTTGGCGAAGCGATTGTCGACGCCAACTCCACCCGGATTTTCGAGCAGGAGATCCGCGATGCCGAACATCACCTGACCAAGGCCAAGCGCGATTTAACCGGCGTTATGGCCCAGCAAATGGCGGCCAGCCGCGAGGTCGACCGCCTCAAGCGTGAAATCACCGAGCATGAAGGTTATGCCACCCAGGCGCTGGATAAAGGCGACGAGAGCCTGGCCCTGGCGGTAGCAGAAAAAATCTCTGCCCTGGAAACCGAACTTGACGCCCAGCAGCAGGCATTAGACAGCTTTGACGCCAATGCCACCCGGTTGAAAGAGCTGGTGAAGAAAAGCGAGCGCCAGATGGCGGAGTACAAGCGCCAGTTATCTATGGTAAAGACCACCGAAAGCGTGCAAAAGGCGACTTCGGCGATCACTGATAACTTTTCTTCCAGCAACTCCAAGTTGTTAAATGCCAAAGACTCGT
This genomic window from Thalassomonas viridans contains:
- the hldE gene encoding bifunctional D-glycero-beta-D-manno-heptose-7-phosphate kinase/D-glycero-beta-D-manno-heptose 1-phosphate adenylyltransferase HldE, which encodes MKVDIPAFNQASVLVVGDIMLDRYWYGPTQRISPEAPVPVVKINNNDERPGGAGNVALNLASLGGKVTLAGITGEDEAAQTLQTHLQAMDIQCRFSRHQQVPTITKLRVLSRNQQLIRLDFEDSLEQIDKTGLQAEVKELLSGHDLLLLSDYNKGTLSDVQALIRMAQENKVPVLVDPKGDDFSRYRGATMLTPNMSEFEAVVGPCRSEAELVAKGQQLLTELELEALLVTRSEHGMTLLRKDLQEFHLPTQAKEVYDVTGAGDTVIATLALAVAAGATFTQASALANTAAGIVVGKLGTSTVSEAELLTELDHVQESGFGVLSEEQLKIAVEAAKGRGEKIVMTNGCFDILHAGHVSYLEHAGKLGDRLIVAVNDDDSVTRLKGPGRPVNVADRRMAVLAGLAAVDWVVSFSEDTPQRIIGHILPDLLVKGGDYKVEDIAGGKEVMAAGGEVKVLNFEEGISTTEIINTIRLED
- a CDS encoding DUF350 domain-containing protein yields the protein MNTLIEITALNQDLLTYLAIDLLIAIILLGTMRFVSGLSAKVNTTHELAREDNFAFGISVAGSVAALGIVLTGAITGETAPSYLMEAVGMLAYGAFGLVLIKIGRLLHDKLALNQLDKNALIKEKNLSIGVVDAAGAIATAIIIRAVLLWVDGLDASTFIAIASGFVVSQAILVIVTRLKERQYAKNNQDDSLQEALSQGQLAIAIRYAGQMISTALAVTAASYFFSYSPETLVVNLLGWLVFGLVMTVLVALLTSVAKSIILWGINLVEEVDQQHNIGVASIEMAISISIALILTALMA
- the glnE gene encoding bifunctional [glutamate--ammonia ligase]-adenylyl-L-tyrosine phosphorylase/[glutamate--ammonia-ligase] adenylyltransferase, translating into MATRILPSLSPNLQQIQEKSWQICLEQQPQQLALLSPGQQDELKLAISLSDFIQRSFLQAPGLVTTLFTGGSLYDRETPDYAALVSDALADCQSEETLHRLLRQIRLQQMVKIAFADLVLDIPLESSLKRLSALADALILGALDWLTGFCRNKWGIPQNSRGQAMPLLVFGMGKLGGEELNFSSDIDLIFAYPESGQTAGAGRSIDNQQFFTRLGQKLITALHQQTADGFVYRVDMRLRPFGESGPLVMTFDAMEHYYQEQGRDWERYAMLKARLIGSSDYHGVLTELLRPFVYRRYIDFSVFDSLRRMKMMIVQEVRRKNLVNNIKLGAGGIREIEFIVQVFQLIRGGRDKALQQRRLLEVLPELVNAGALKHASKKVLENAYLFLRRLENIIQAIDDKQTQTLPDEPLDQQRVLAVLKLGSWQELLDILQRHMQAVHQEFVALIGKETPNHQAIDEHWVTLWHSQWDDDEAVAWINQLVPDWPAEETWQTLAHFRRDVARRSLGNRGRQVLDKLVPLLLCHLERQHCEDYTLPRVLQVFEKIMTRTAYLELLYENEGAFKHLIRLCTASLWLTEYIAKYPLLLDELIDPESLHNPLPLSDYALELREVMLRIPEEDLEAQMEMLRQFKQAQQLRIAAADIVGILPVTKVSDHLTALAEAIIGEVINLAWQQVAVRFGVPESSLENGEKGFAVIGYGKAGGIELGYGSDLDLVFIHNSRADEKTTGPRQVPANQFYMKLAQRIMHIFNSRMSSGILYELDMRLRPSGNSGVLVVHIETFEHYLKHDAWIWEHQALVRSRAVYGHAGIRRQFDDIKRQVLAVTRSDKELSGEVINMRNKMRSHLDKSNEDKADIKQAPGGLVDIEFLAQYLVLLFSHDYPQIADYSDNIRIFEQLHKAGILDAGQSQLLIKTYCRLRDLGHRAVLQNEPQLISKQEFNIYAPDIIKLWQRFLVE
- a CDS encoding TcpQ domain-containing protein, yielding MKFWLPKIIFGLILISLAFFLLKNQDFIFAPSDRGGQVAEIELPVQQRESTSIKDTTIKPQTRAVSKESSNAAAEGLSRFYASINSDLGKKGPRIKNHVVYLPDPKGDIDKLLEARRLVTRPLRANWQGDKESRPFRVGQTVFQKLSEYAEDNGLQVIWWLNRDFLVKDPFRINKNIIDTAYQLGKGVEGHFENGVSTFFCYRHRTLVLIDLPTEYIKKECTLLKSKTGYN
- the lpxL gene encoding LpxL/LpxP family Kdo(2)-lipid IV(A) lauroyl/palmitoleoyl acyltransferase; protein product: MSKNKVLQPNFKLSFLLPKYWPTWLGVFILYSISWLPYKWQLALGRLIGKLLYRIGSSRKKVALRNIQLCFPDMPEEEQLTMLKKNFENTGIALLETGMGWWWPQWRVKRKVKVIGMEHLKKAQQEGNGVLLLAMHYLSVEINCRGIGCTNPMVVFYRPHNNSLMEYFQFRGRGRSNKYMLGKKDVKGLLKALGDGEACVYLPDQDYGRNRSLFVPFFGVKAATTTGTLIFARKKNTKSMMIIPTRNDDGSGYTIEITPPLENFPSQDDEQDLIRVNQELEKAISRKPEQYMWLHRRFKTRPNSDDPSLYK
- a CDS encoding polyamine aminopropyltransferase yields the protein MSETSSLNIQAKNLNKSSSHYLDDVLLILTMAVLAGCGLIYEYLLSHYAGRVLGIMESAIYSMIGLMIVSMGLGAFAARKISCAFNGFVWLEITIALLGSSAIIIISAFIGMSQVLPQLLSDTFALPPDALPRGGFFKDLSFIAFNSPYFFGVLLGFFIGMEIPLIARIREEIHQKHLKNNLGTIYGADYIGAGIGAAIWVVFLLSIDISRAAALTAALNVLAGGFFILRYWQQLNWRKTLLALHLLLVVILGVIYHQGNLWLNQMNNLLYLDKVVYSEKTRYQQLTFTQRHMGPEQGDIINFYLNGRLQFSSADEFIYHGYLVTPVLAASARQDNILIIGGGDGLALRDILKWSPQKVTLIDLDSELIDTFKQPQQHLPRALAQKVAELTEGSLQDPRVEIISSDAFIAIDNLLAQGKAYDAIIVDLPDPSHPDLNKLYSVNFYARLKQLLAGDGIIGIQSTSPYHAKKPFISIGKTLAAADFPRVQQYHDNVPSFGEWGWTIAAKMGASPLARLKQLDELSVPHSWLNLAMIKSAFVFPKDFYSGSGQVAVNYLGSHTLYQLHQNAWRDQQGLNEAHLQQ
- a CDS encoding YjfI family protein — translated: MNIHKIADYLNTLEDSDTGMVFDCQPISGEVDVLQITVTGREELPIFVSVTDDQILCITYLWGIEEVKPDALHDMHESMLEMNIPMPLSAFSKIGDKYVTFGALSINSTFEDIEHELAVLSNNAIEVIDDMSEYLI
- a CDS encoding PspA/IM30 family protein, producing MSIFKKIMTAIRGGATEVGEAIVDANSTRIFEQEIRDAEHHLTKAKRDLTGVMAQQMAASREVDRLKREITEHEGYATQALDKGDESLALAVAEKISALETELDAQQQALDSFDANATRLKELVKKSERQMAEYKRQLSMVKTTESVQKATSAITDNFSSSNSKLLNAKDSLERIKAKQQKFDDQMKAAEVLESENSDSSLEAQLKAAGIGGADHSASSVLDRIKAKQQKS